The Setaria italica strain Yugu1 chromosome IX, Setaria_italica_v2.0, whole genome shotgun sequence genome has a window encoding:
- the LOC101774058 gene encoding nuclear poly(A) polymerase 3 isoform X1: MALDLAVAGSAARKAEVQTLAPVLLMGPPPPPPIPPTSGMYLPGPPPPGVLLPRPIPMPLTREVMVHMDECRSRSLLKFISDAAIVPSLEDEQRRERVVHELGKIVMDWAKRVAYEQGKHHWITSAAVLTFGSYALGAYGPESDIDVLCVGPYIASLQHHFFVVLRHMLEGRPEVSELHSIEGAKVPLMRFKFNGILVDFPYVQLPVINAAEAIHAFDPRVLENVDGASWKCLSGVRVNRQIIQLVPNMKKFQYLLRCLKLWARKRGLHCHLLGFFAGIHLAILAAYVCRRHPNASINSLLSLFFEIFVHWPWPLPVSLLEPPALCRGADGCSLMPIMLPCIPQEFCSSSTTESTFSKIKEELRRGYALTKDTRTTDFDWSWLFAPFPYGARYKCFLRIVLSAPMAEELRDWVGWVKSRFRNLILKLESLGVFCDPDPSEQVDHTINEPNVVFFWGLMYRRSIQICSSSLKEDFMKSVFNNIYGKEKCAHSDITMSIVGPPQLPKSVFDHSVYSEKLPPHMMAHQLMKQSYNAVS; the protein is encoded by the exons ATGGCGCTCGACCTCGCCGTCGCGGGCTCGGCGGCCCGCAAGGCCGAGGTCCAAACCCTAGCACCCGTGCTGCTTATgggcccgccgcctccaccgccgatcCCGCCGACGTCGGGGATGTACCTCCCGGGCCCCCCGCCCCCGGGGGTGCTCCTGCCGCGCCCGATCCCCATGCCGCTCACTCGCGAGGTCATGGTGCACATGGACGAGTGCCGGAGCCGCTCCCTCCTCAAG TTCATTTCCGACGCGGCGATTGTGCCTTCGCTGGAGGACGAGCAGAGGAGGGAGCGGGTGGTACACGAACTCGGCAAG ATAGTGATGGATTGGGCAAAGAGGGTGGCGTACGAGCAGGGGAAACATCACTGGATAACATCAGCTGCGGTGTTGACCTTTGGCTCCTATGCCTTGGGG GCATATGGACCTGAATCTGATATAGATGTTCTCTGTGTCGGCCCCTATATTGCATCACTGCAA CATCATTTTTTTGTTGTCCTGCGACACATGCTTGAAGGGAGGCCAGAAGTATCAGAATTGCATTCAATCGAAGGAGCTAAGGTTCCATTGATGCGTTTTAAATTCAACGGAATTTTAGTCGATTTTCCTTATGTCCAACTCCCAGTGATCAATGCTGCAGAG GCTATTCATGCATTTGATCCCCGTGTGCTAGAGAATGTTGATGGGGCAAGCTGGAAATGTCTATCTGGAGTTCGTGTTAATAGACAAATCATTCAATTGGTTCCTAATATGAAG AAGTTTCAATATCTGCTGCGGTGTCTTAAACTATGGGCAAGAAAAAGAGGACTTCATTGCCAT CTACTTGGATTCTTCGCTGGAATCCATTTGGCGATTCTTGCTGCATATGTTTGTCGCAGACATCCAAATGCTAGTATAAATAGTCTGCTGTCTTTGTTCTTTGAAATTTTTGTTCATTGGCCTTGGCCTCTCCCAGTGAGTTTGCTTGAACCGCCAGCTCTTTGTCGGGGTGCTGATGGGTGCTCTCTCATGCCCATAATGTTGCCCTGTATTCCACAAGAATTTTGCTCCTCTAGTACGACAGAAAGTACTTTCAGCAAAATCAAAGAAGAACTTCGGCGTGGTTATGCTTTGACCAAG GATACCAGAACTACTGATTTTGACTGGAGTTGGCTCTTTGCACCGTTTCCATATGGTGCAAGATACAAATGCTTTCTCCGCATAGTTCTCTCTGCTCCGATGGCTGAAGAATTACGTGACTGGGTTGGATGGGTGAAATCACGATTCCGCAACCTTATTCTCAAG CTGGAGAGTCTTGGTGTTTTCTGCGACCCAGATCCATCGGAGCAAGTTGATCATACCATCAATGAGCCAAATGTTGTATTCTTCTGGGGTCTCATGTacagaaggagtattcaaataTGCTCAAGTTCTCTCAAAGAAGACTTCATGAAAAGTGTATTTAATAACATCTATGGAAAGGAAAAATGTGCCCATTCAGATATCACAATGTCCATTGTTGGGCCTCCCCAGCTGCCTAAAAGTGTTTTCGATCACTCAGTTTACTCAGAGAAGCTGCCACCACATATGATGGCGCACCAACTAATGAAGCAGAGCTACAATGCAGTCAGCTAG
- the LOC101774058 gene encoding nuclear poly(A) polymerase 3 isoform X2: protein MALDLAVAGSAARKAEVQTLAPVLLMGPPPPPPIPPTSGMYLPGPPPPGVLLPRPIPMPLTREVMVHMDECRSRSLLKFISDAAIVPSLEDEQRRERVVHELGKIVMDWAKRVAYEQGKHHWITSAAVLTFGSYALGAYGPESDIDVLCVGPYIASLQHHFFVVLRHMLEGRPEVSELHSIEGAKVPLMRFKFNGILVDFPYVQLPVINAAEKFQYLLRCLKLWARKRGLHCHLLGFFAGIHLAILAAYVCRRHPNASINSLLSLFFEIFVHWPWPLPVSLLEPPALCRGADGCSLMPIMLPCIPQEFCSSSTTESTFSKIKEELRRGYALTKDTRTTDFDWSWLFAPFPYGARYKCFLRIVLSAPMAEELRDWVGWVKSRFRNLILKLESLGVFCDPDPSEQVDHTINEPNVVFFWGLMYRRSIQICSSSLKEDFMKSVFNNIYGKEKCAHSDITMSIVGPPQLPKSVFDHSVYSEKLPPHMMAHQLMKQSYNAVS, encoded by the exons ATGGCGCTCGACCTCGCCGTCGCGGGCTCGGCGGCCCGCAAGGCCGAGGTCCAAACCCTAGCACCCGTGCTGCTTATgggcccgccgcctccaccgccgatcCCGCCGACGTCGGGGATGTACCTCCCGGGCCCCCCGCCCCCGGGGGTGCTCCTGCCGCGCCCGATCCCCATGCCGCTCACTCGCGAGGTCATGGTGCACATGGACGAGTGCCGGAGCCGCTCCCTCCTCAAG TTCATTTCCGACGCGGCGATTGTGCCTTCGCTGGAGGACGAGCAGAGGAGGGAGCGGGTGGTACACGAACTCGGCAAG ATAGTGATGGATTGGGCAAAGAGGGTGGCGTACGAGCAGGGGAAACATCACTGGATAACATCAGCTGCGGTGTTGACCTTTGGCTCCTATGCCTTGGGG GCATATGGACCTGAATCTGATATAGATGTTCTCTGTGTCGGCCCCTATATTGCATCACTGCAA CATCATTTTTTTGTTGTCCTGCGACACATGCTTGAAGGGAGGCCAGAAGTATCAGAATTGCATTCAATCGAAGGAGCTAAGGTTCCATTGATGCGTTTTAAATTCAACGGAATTTTAGTCGATTTTCCTTATGTCCAACTCCCAGTGATCAATGCTGCAGAG AAGTTTCAATATCTGCTGCGGTGTCTTAAACTATGGGCAAGAAAAAGAGGACTTCATTGCCAT CTACTTGGATTCTTCGCTGGAATCCATTTGGCGATTCTTGCTGCATATGTTTGTCGCAGACATCCAAATGCTAGTATAAATAGTCTGCTGTCTTTGTTCTTTGAAATTTTTGTTCATTGGCCTTGGCCTCTCCCAGTGAGTTTGCTTGAACCGCCAGCTCTTTGTCGGGGTGCTGATGGGTGCTCTCTCATGCCCATAATGTTGCCCTGTATTCCACAAGAATTTTGCTCCTCTAGTACGACAGAAAGTACTTTCAGCAAAATCAAAGAAGAACTTCGGCGTGGTTATGCTTTGACCAAG GATACCAGAACTACTGATTTTGACTGGAGTTGGCTCTTTGCACCGTTTCCATATGGTGCAAGATACAAATGCTTTCTCCGCATAGTTCTCTCTGCTCCGATGGCTGAAGAATTACGTGACTGGGTTGGATGGGTGAAATCACGATTCCGCAACCTTATTCTCAAG CTGGAGAGTCTTGGTGTTTTCTGCGACCCAGATCCATCGGAGCAAGTTGATCATACCATCAATGAGCCAAATGTTGTATTCTTCTGGGGTCTCATGTacagaaggagtattcaaataTGCTCAAGTTCTCTCAAAGAAGACTTCATGAAAAGTGTATTTAATAACATCTATGGAAAGGAAAAATGTGCCCATTCAGATATCACAATGTCCATTGTTGGGCCTCCCCAGCTGCCTAAAAGTGTTTTCGATCACTCAGTTTACTCAGAGAAGCTGCCACCACATATGATGGCGCACCAACTAATGAAGCAGAGCTACAATGCAGTCAGCTAG